In the Borrelia turicatae 91E135 genome, one interval contains:
- a CDS encoding variable large family protein, translating to MKRITLSALLMTLFLLLSCGSGQLQPEKLAAESKISFFDSLIKIGQGFQEIFGFFGNAIGDTFGLTVVKSDDKRSKVGEHFERIKKGLEGTKDKLDGLAKDITSTPHADTTGVEATIKGASDVIVKLVDFVTKLASVTNDDALIGDNAAGAAVAADKDSVETVIKEVKAIIETAKESGVQIDKGNDGGTGAAAADATATAALGDNNGAGSGSKLADEITKADPWAMIDKVKNAKTKEGALSANANNDAGALATGGNANGNNGAKAATNADLAAAIALKAMIKDGRFSANAADKDIVKAAAASAVNKVLGVLDFIIRKTVAINLDKIRETVKGIQYSEITTESTEANTTQPPATK from the coding sequence ATGAAAAGAATTACTTTAAGTGCATTATTGATGACTTTATTTTTACTTCTTAGCTGTGGCAGTGGACAACTTCAACCTGAGAAACTGGCTGCTGAATCTAAAATTTCTTTCTTTGATTCACTTATCAAAATAGGTCAAGGATTTCAAGAGATTTTTGGCTTTTTTGGTAATGCTATTGGAGATACTTTTGGACTTACAGTAGTTAAATCTGATGATAAGAGAAGTAAAGTTGGTGAACACTTTGAAAGAATAAAAAAAGGTTTGGAAGGTACTAAGGATAAACTAGATGGATTAGCAAAAGACATAACTTCTACTCCTCATGCTGATACTACAGGAGTTGAGGCTACAATTAAAGGTGCTAGTGACGTTATTGTAAAACTAGTTGACTTTGTAACCAAACTTGCTAGTGTAACTAATGATGATGCTTTAATTGGTGATAATGCAGCTGGTGCTGCAGTAGCTGCTGATAAAGATAGCGTTGAAACTGTTATTAAAGAAGTTAAAGCTATAATTGAGACTGCCAAAGAGTCTGGTGTACAGATTGACAAAGGCAATGACGGTGGTACTGGAGCAGCTGCTGCTGATGCTACTGCCACTGCTGCACTTGGTGATAATAATGGTGCTGGTTCTGGTTCTAAACTAGCTGATGAGATAACTAAGGCAGACCCATGGGCAATGATTGACAAGGTTAAAAATGCTAAAACCAAAGAAGGTGCCCTTAGTGCTAATGCCAATAACGATGCTGGGGCATTAGCTACTGGTGGTAATGCTAATGGCAATAATGGTGCTAAGGCGGCTACTAATGCAGACTTAGCAGCTGCTATTGCTCTTAAAGCTATGATTAAAGATGGTAGATTTAGTGCTAATGCTGCTGATAAAGATATTGTTAAGGCGGCAGCAGCAAGTGCTGTAAATAAGGTTTTAGGAGTACTTGATTTTATAATTAGGAAAACAGTAGCAATCAATCTAGATAAGATAAGAGAAACTGTTAAGGGAATACAGTACTCTGAAATTACTACTGAATCAACTGAAGCTAATACTACTCAACCCCCTGCTACTAAATGA